The DNA region ATAGATTTGTGATTGATTAATATAGTGACATTTCTTATTGGTCTAAAAAATTTTGTTTTTTTTTGATTCCACATCATAGTTTTTGAAATAGAGATATTTTTTATTGAAGATTCAACAATTTTAGGAAGAATATTTTTAATATTAATTTTTTTTGGATAGTTTTCATATAATAACCATTCTCCTGTTTTATTTTTTAATTTTTTTGTTTTTTCAATTTTTATATTGAATTTATCCATCCATTTTATTGCTGCAATAGTTAATTGACCTTGATCGTTAAATGATTGTTTAATAGAAGGACCACGATGTTGTATCTTTTTTTCAGGAAGTAATATTTGAATTTTTTTTATTTGTATAGCAAGTCTTCTAGGTGAATGAAATAAAGAAGAGTGATTAAAAAAAATAAATTTTTTTTTTAATTCAAGTTGAAAATTTTGATAAAAATTTTGTGCAATTTGTTTAATTAATGTTGATGGCATTTCTTCAGTACCAATTTCTACTAAAATAGTTTTTTCGCTCATTTTATTGTTTTACCTGTTGATCGAAAGTAAAGGAAAACCTTTATCTTTTCTAAATTTGTAATAATATTTTGCTATTTTTGTTGATATAATTCTGATTTTAGAAATATATTGCTTTCTTTCAGTACTAGAAAGAATTTGTCTTGCATCAATTAAATTAAAATTATGTGTTGCTTGTAGTATATGTTCATAAGCTGGTAAAATTAATGACTGATTTAATAATAGTAATCTTTCTGCTTCTGATATATGTTGATTAAACAAATTTAATAAAGTTGGAATATTTGAATATTCAAAGTTATATAAAGATTGTTCAATTTCGTTTTGATAAAATAATTCACCATAAGTAATTTGATGTAATTTATTTTTATCCCATATAATTTCATATATAGTATTAACATTTTGAATATTCATAGCTATTCTTTCTAGTCCGTATGTTATTTCTACAGTAATTGGATCACATTCTAATCCTCCCATTTGTTGAAAGTATGTAAATTGTGTAATTTCCATACCATTAAGCCATACTTCCCATCCTATACCCCATGCACCTAAAGTAGGATTTTCCCAATTATCTTCTACAAATCGTATATCGTTTTTTGTTAAATCTAAATTTATTTTTTTTAATGATTGTAAATATAAAAATTGAATATTTTTAGGAGCTGGTTTAATAATAACTTGAAATTGATAATATTGTTGTAATCTATTTGGATTATTACCATATCTTCCATCAGTTGGTCTACGTGATGTTTGAAGATATGCCATATTTAATGGTTCTGGTCCAATAGTTCGTAAAAATGTACAATAATGAAATGTTCCAGCTCCTACCATAATATCTAAAGGTTGTACAATAATACAACCTATTTTTGACCAAAATTTTTGTAACTCTGATATTATATGACAACATGTTGTATTATTTTTAATATTCATAATTGTATATATTACTATATTATATATTTACTGTATTATATAATAAATAGTATTAATGTTATTAAAAATATATTTTTTTAACACTTTTATTTTTATATAATTTATGATATATTTAAATTTACATAATTATATTGTATTTAAAAATTAATTAAGTATTGTAATAAA from Buchnera aphidicola (Phyllaphis fagi) includes:
- the glyQ gene encoding glycine--tRNA ligase subunit alpha, with protein sequence MNIKNNTTCCHIISELQKFWSKIGCIIVQPLDIMVGAGTFHYCTFLRTIGPEPLNMAYLQTSRRPTDGRYGNNPNRLQQYYQFQVIIKPAPKNIQFLYLQSLKKINLDLTKNDIRFVEDNWENPTLGAWGIGWEVWLNGMEITQFTYFQQMGGLECDPITVEITYGLERIAMNIQNVNTIYEIIWDKNKLHQITYGELFYQNEIEQSLYNFEYSNIPTLLNLFNQHISEAERLLLLNQSLILPAYEHILQATHNFNLIDARQILSSTERKQYISKIRIISTKIAKYYYKFRKDKGFPLLSINR